The Enhydrobacter sp. sequence CGAGAAGCAGATTCACGTCGCGGCCGCCGCCTCGGCATACACCGCGGCGAGCCGCCGGTGGAAGTCGGCAACGAGATTGTTGTCGCTGGAGGCCATCCTTCCCGCGATGCGATCGGCTTGCAGCCGCTCGCAGGCCTGCTTGATCAGCTCGCCTGACACCCTGTGCTCCTCGGCCGCGCCGCCGAACAGATGCGTGAGCAGACGCGAGCGCAGGAAAGTGTGCGGCACGACCTGCTCGAGGATGGCGAGCGTGCCGGCACGGCGCAGCGTGAGCAGCGGCCACAGCCAGATGAAGTCCTGCGAGCCGGCCGGATGCTCCAGCAACAGATGCTCGACCAGGACCTTCCAGTTGCAGGCGATCTCGGTGGCGACGGTGCCGCCATAGGCCGGCAACCGGACATCGAGGTCGGGTGCGCCGGCCTTGCCCGCCAGATTGAAGAACACCAGGCCGGCCGCCCGCGCGATTGCAAACGAGATCAGGTTCACCTCGGGCGTGCCGGTGTCGGCTGGCGCGACGGGGGCCGGCGCCGTCACGAACCGTCCGGCAAGATCGTAGGTCCAGCCATGAAAGCGGCAGCGGAAGGTCTCGCACTTCCCTGCCGGCACGCCCACGACAGGCATGTTCTGGTGCCGACAGGCATTGCGCAGGACGCGGACAGTCCCCTGCCCGTCCCGGACGGCTACGACGCCCCAGCCGCCTATCGTGGCCGAGAAAAAATCTCCGGCGGCGCCGATCTGGCCCTCGGCGCAGACCGGCAGCCACTCGGTCGAAAAGACGGTGCGCTTCTCCACCTGGAAGGCCTGGCCTTGGCCGTAATCCTCGGATTTCATATTTGTTGTATACAATAACGCTTGCCGTGGGACGACAACGGATCAATTATCGTTAAATTGTATACGATCCTGGAGGTCGGCATGGCAAAAAGCGCATTCCGTCTGGCGCTCGAGGAGGCCATCGAGCAACGGCATTCGGCCGTGCATCCGTGGAGCGAGGCCTGGACGTCGGGCAAGCTCAATCGCCAGCTTCTTGGCGAATGGGTGAAGCAGCACTTCCACTATGTCAGCCACTTCTCCGAATGGCTGGGTGCGGTGTACGCCAACTGCCCGCACTGGGAGGTGCAGCACTTCCTGCTGGAGAACATCACCGAGGAAGAAGGCTTCGTGGGTTCCGGGGACTTCGCGCCGGTACGGCATTCCGAGCTGCTGCTCGACTTCGCCGAGACCTGCGGCATGAAGCGGGACGAGATCCTGGATGCGCAGGTGAAGGGCGAGCTCCTGCCCGAGACGCTCGGCCTGCAAAGCTGGTGTGCCATGCAGTCGACCAAGCCCTTCGTCGAAGCGCTGTCGGGGCTCCTGATCGGCCTCGAAAGCCAGGTGCCGCGCATCTACAGCAAGACGACACCACCGCTCCTCGAGAAATACGGCTTCGCCGAGGACGAGGTGACCTTCTTCACCCTGCACATCGTGGCCGACACCGAACACGGCGAGCGGGGATACGAGATCGTCGAGAAGTACGCCACGACCGACGCCCAGCGCGAGGCCTGCGTGCGGCTCGTCAAGGAGGCGACGATGATGCGTCGGCTCTATCTCGACGGCGTCTATCGCAAGTTCCTCGTCAAGCCCGAGGCGGCGAACAGGCTCGCCGCATAGACGTGCATACCTACAAGACGCTGACGCTCGCCGAGGCGCACATCATCCTCGACGCGGCACAGAAGAAGGCAGAGGAGCTCGGCGTCCCCGAGGTCCTCTGCGTGGCCGACAATGCGGGCTACCCGATCGCGCTGCGCCGCCTCGACGGCGGCAAGGTGACGAGCGTGCAGATCGCCATGAACAAGGCCTTCACCGCGGCCGGGCACCGCAAGCCCACGCATGCCTACAAGAATGCGCTGCCGGGCGAGGAAGCGTTCGGCATCTTCACCCAGCACGAGGGCCGCTTCACGGTGTTCGTGGGCGGCTTCCCGATCTTCGTCGACGGCCAGTGCGTGGGCTCGATCGCCGCCTCGGGCGGCAACGGCGAGCAGGACATCGCCTGCTGCGAGGCCGGGATCGCCGCCTTGATGGCAACGCTCGGCAAATGAGCGACCGCGCTTCCCTGAGCAAGTTCGTGCGCGAGCGCATCCGCGGCCGGATCCTCGACGGTCGTCTGAAACCGGGTGCGCGCTTGGTGGAGGATCGCCTGTCGGCCGAGCTCGGCGTGTCGCGCGTGCCCGTGCGCGAGGCGCTGCGCAGTCTCGCCGCCGAAGGGCTGGTGCGGCTGGAGCCGCATCGCGGCGCCACCGTCGTGGAGGTGACGCCCGAGACGGTGGCCGAGCTCGTCGAGGTGCGTGCCCTGCTGGAAGGCCAGAATGCCCGCCTCGCCGCCCGCCGCCACGATCCCGAAATCGTGGCCCTGCTGCGCGAGACGCTGGCGCATGGCAATGCCGCCGCCGAGTCCGGCACGACCGAGGAGCTCGCCCGGCTCAACGCCGAGTTCCACGAGCGGCTGGGCGAGGCCAGCCGCAATTCCGTGCTGCTCGACGTCATGCGCGGCCTGCGCGAACGCACCGGCATGGCCTTCGCCATCAACGGCCGCGCCCGCGCCCGCGAGGACTGGAAGGAACATGCCGGAATCCTCGAAGCGGTGATAGCCGGCGACGAGGAGCTGGCGTCCCTTCTCGCCATCCGCCACGTGCAGAACGCCGCCGCCGCCTTCGCCCGCGGCCACGCCGCGGCGAACACGAACGACGAAGCGGCCTAGCTATCGGCCTTTCATCGGCAGGCCGCCGAGATGCGTGCCGGCATCGACGATCAGGAACTCGCCGGTGATGTTGCTGGCGCTGGTCAGGAAGAAGATGGCGGCCTCGGCCATCTGCTCGGCCGTGCCCGCCTGGCGCAGCGGCGTCGTCTGTTCCTGGGCCGCCTTCAGCTTCTCGTAGTCGTCCTTGCCGAGGGCGCCGAGCAGCCAACGCGTCTGGATGAAGCCGGGGCATACCGTGTTGACGCGCACGGCCGGGCCGAACCAGCGGGCGAGCGACAAGGTGAGCGTGTTGAGCGCGCCTTTCGAGGCGGCATAGGGAATCGAGGTGCCGACGCCCATCACGCCGGCGATCGAGGAGATGTTGACGATCGAACCGCGCTCCTTCTTCTCGTCCCACTGCTTCTTCATGGTCGGGAACACGGCGCAGCTCATCATGTAGGGGCCGGTCACGTTCACGCGCAGGATGCGGTCGAAATCCTCCGGCGTGACGCCGTCGAGATCGCCCTGGTTCTGGAATTTCGTCGTGCCGGCATTGTTGATCAGCCCGTCGATGCGGCCCCACTGCTTCAGCGTTTCCGCAGCGAGCTTCCGGCAGTCGGCGTCCTGGCCCATGTCGGCCTGCACCAGGATCGCCTCGACGCCCTTGGCCTTCACCTTGGCATAGGTCTCGTCCGCTTCCTTCTTGCTCTTGGTGTAGTTGATCGCGACGTTCCATCCCTTCGCCGCCAGATCGATCGCGCACGCGGCGCCAAGACCGGTCGCCGAACCCGTCACGATTGCCACCTTGGCCATGCCTGCTCCTCCCGATAGGTCCTGCCGCCCTTTCTAGGCTAGGATCGCGCCCCATGGCAGACCTCTTTTCGATGAAGAACCGCGTCGTTCTGCTGACCGGCGCATCCCGCGGCCTGGGTCGCGACATGGCCCTTACCCTGGCCGGTGCCGGCGCCACGGTGCTGTGCGCCGGCCGCACGGTGAAGGCGCTCGAGGCGACGGCGCGGGCGATCCGCCGCAAGGGCGGCAAGGCCGACGTCGTGCCGCTCGACGTGACGGACGAGGCCGCGGTGCGCGAGCAGGTCGCGAACGTCATCGCCCGGCACCGCCGCATCGACGCGTTGGTCAACAATGCCGGCGTCCTGTCGCGCGAGCCGATCGTCGATCTTTCGACCGAGTCGTTCCGCCTCACGGTCGAGACCGATCTCGTCGCGCCCTTCGTGCTGTCGCGCGAGGTCGGCCGCCACATGCTGAAGCGCAAGTACGGCCGCATCGTCAACATCGCCTCGGTGCTGGCGGTCATCGCGCGCGCCCAGGTCGCGGGTTACGTCTCGGCCAAGCACGGTATCGTCGGCCTCACCAAGAGCCTCGCCACCGAGTTCGGTCCCAACGTGACGGCGAACGCCATCGCGCCGGGCTACATCCGGACCGAGATCAATGTGGCGTTGCAGCAGAACCGAAGCTTCAGCCAGATGCTGGAGCAGCGCACCGCCGCGCATCGCTGGGGCAAGCCCGAGGATCTGCGCGGCGCCCTGCTGCTGCTCACCTCCGACGCCGGCGCCTACATCACCGGCCACACGCTCGTCGTCGATGGCGGCCTGTCGACCGTGCTGGCGTGAACGTGCGCCGCCCTTTGCTCTGGGCGATCGCCTTCGTCTTCGCGATCGTCGTCGGCGTGGGAATCGCGATCTCGAGGGGATGGCTGCGGGAGCCGTCGCTGACGCGCTCGGACTATGTCGGCACGATCGAGGTCTCCGCCGACGATGCCCGGCTCTATCGCGCCGTGCCCTTCGAATGGCGTGTCACCGGCCCGACCGGCCGGGTCGGCGGCCGCGATGTCGCCCATATCCGGATTGATCCGACGGGCGAGCGCACGGTGATCTGCGGCTGGCTCACACTCGACAAGGGCGGCGCCTCGACGCGCGCCTCGCGTTGGCTGAGCGAGGCCACGCTCAGGATCGGCGATCTCGCCATTCCCGCCCTGTTCATCGCGGCCGTCCAGGCCGCCCCGGGGAACGGCCTGAATGCCGGCTGCGCCGGCCTTTTCGATCGGCTCGAGCCGGCGGTCGACGCCCCGCTGTCGCTCGACGGACCGGCGGTCCCCGAGTAGCGTAGACCGGAATGGATTCCAGGGACGAACGCCCATGCCCACTTTTCAACAAGCCCGCCAATTCCTGCTCGACAACCGCACCGATTACCAGGCGGCGGTCAAGGGCTTCGAATGGCCCGAACCGGTGCCCTTCAACTGGGCGCTCGACTGGTTCGACGCCGATCTCGCGCGCTCGCCCGAGAGCAAGGATCGCTGCGCGCTCTGGATCGTCGATGTCGCGAGCGCCCAGGAGACCAGGCTCACTTTCGCCGAGCTGAGCGCGCGCTCGAACCAGGTGGCCAACTGGCTGCGCGGCCTCGGGCTCGGGCGCGGTGATCATCTCCTGGTGGTTCTGAACAACGTCGCGCCGCTCTGGGAGGTAATGCTGGCAGCGATGAAGCTCGGCGTGGTGGTG is a genomic window containing:
- a CDS encoding SDR family oxidoreductase gives rise to the protein MAKVAIVTGSATGLGAACAIDLAAKGWNVAINYTKSKKEADETYAKVKAKGVEAILVQADMGQDADCRKLAAETLKQWGRIDGLINNAGTTKFQNQGDLDGVTPEDFDRILRVNVTGPYMMSCAVFPTMKKQWDEKKERGSIVNISSIAGVMGVGTSIPYAASKGALNTLTLSLARWFGPAVRVNTVCPGFIQTRWLLGALGKDDYEKLKAAQEQTTPLRQAGTAEQMAEAAIFFLTSASNITGEFLIVDAGTHLGGLPMKGR
- a CDS encoding heme-binding protein, with amino-acid sequence MHTYKTLTLAEAHIILDAAQKKAEELGVPEVLCVADNAGYPIALRRLDGGKVTSVQIAMNKAFTAAGHRKPTHAYKNALPGEEAFGIFTQHEGRFTVFVGGFPIFVDGQCVGSIAASGGNGEQDIACCEAGIAALMATLGK
- a CDS encoding GntR family transcriptional regulator; this encodes MSDRASLSKFVRERIRGRILDGRLKPGARLVEDRLSAELGVSRVPVREALRSLAAEGLVRLEPHRGATVVEVTPETVAELVEVRALLEGQNARLAARRHDPEIVALLRETLAHGNAAAESGTTEELARLNAEFHERLGEASRNSVLLDVMRGLRERTGMAFAINGRARAREDWKEHAGILEAVIAGDEELASLLAIRHVQNAAAAFARGHAAANTNDEAA
- a CDS encoding SDR family oxidoreductase, with the translated sequence MADLFSMKNRVVLLTGASRGLGRDMALTLAGAGATVLCAGRTVKALEATARAIRRKGGKADVVPLDVTDEAAVREQVANVIARHRRIDALVNNAGVLSREPIVDLSTESFRLTVETDLVAPFVLSREVGRHMLKRKYGRIVNIASVLAVIARAQVAGYVSAKHGIVGLTKSLATEFGPNVTANAIAPGYIRTEINVALQQNRSFSQMLEQRTAAHRWGKPEDLRGALLLLTSDAGAYITGHTLVVDGGLSTVLA
- a CDS encoding iron-containing redox enzyme family protein codes for the protein MAKSAFRLALEEAIEQRHSAVHPWSEAWTSGKLNRQLLGEWVKQHFHYVSHFSEWLGAVYANCPHWEVQHFLLENITEEEGFVGSGDFAPVRHSELLLDFAETCGMKRDEILDAQVKGELLPETLGLQSWCAMQSTKPFVEALSGLLIGLESQVPRIYSKTTPPLLEKYGFAEDEVTFFTLHIVADTEHGERGYEIVEKYATTDAQREACVRLVKEATMMRRLYLDGVYRKFLVKPEAANRLAA
- a CDS encoding Rieske (2Fe-2S) protein encodes the protein MKSEDYGQGQAFQVEKRTVFSTEWLPVCAEGQIGAAGDFFSATIGGWGVVAVRDGQGTVRVLRNACRHQNMPVVGVPAGKCETFRCRFHGWTYDLAGRFVTAPAPVAPADTGTPEVNLISFAIARAAGLVFFNLAGKAGAPDLDVRLPAYGGTVATEIACNWKVLVEHLLLEHPAGSQDFIWLWPLLTLRRAGTLAILEQVVPHTFLRSRLLTHLFGGAAEEHRVSGELIKQACERLQADRIAGRMASSDNNLVADFHRRLAAVYAEAAAAT